The following proteins come from a genomic window of Limosilactobacillus reuteri:
- the yidD gene encoding membrane protein insertion efficiency factor YidD, with translation MVRILCDLIRWYQQGISAQRPFRVCRFTPSCSQYMLEALQRFGLKGILLGSWRLLRCQPFSRGGYDPVPNHFTFCRQE, from the coding sequence ATGGTAAGGATTTTATGTGACCTTATACGCTGGTATCAACAAGGCATTTCCGCCCAACGACCATTTCGCGTATGTCGCTTTACCCCCTCATGTTCACAGTACATGTTAGAAGCTTTACAACGCTTTGGTTTAAAGGGGATATTACTCGGAAGTTGGCGGCTCCTTCGTTGTCAGCCGTTTTCTCGTGGTGGCTATGATCCGGTACCTAATCATTTTACTTTTTGTCGTCAGGAGTAA
- a CDS encoding F0F1 ATP synthase subunit gamma, producing MPASLAAVKHKIDSTKSTRQITSAMQMVSTAKLNQIQHHTQTYEVYAEKVKQMLSDLVKSHSATSAASQDDVYAALFKKRAVKKTGVLVITSDRGLVGSYNSNIIKQTLDMMAKHNLDKDNTVFLTVGKTGTEFFKKRGMNVVYEYSGVSDVPTYREVHSIVKTAVQMYSDQAFDEMYMVYSHYVNRITSNVIVHDVLPITEKSLLDDENEVQENTELNNSDVSTAHVSAEYEFEPSDTEIISALVAQYAESLIYGAILDAKTSEHSSSANAMRSATDNADDIISTLELQYNRARQAAITTEITEITGGMTAQE from the coding sequence GTGCCAGCTTCACTCGCTGCAGTTAAACATAAGATTGATTCCACTAAGAGTACGCGTCAGATTACTTCGGCGATGCAAATGGTTTCAACCGCAAAACTGAATCAAATTCAACACCACACTCAGACCTACGAAGTATATGCTGAGAAGGTTAAGCAAATGTTGTCTGATCTGGTTAAATCTCACAGCGCAACATCTGCAGCTTCGCAAGATGATGTTTACGCTGCACTGTTTAAAAAGCGCGCAGTAAAAAAGACTGGGGTGCTTGTGATTACGTCTGACCGAGGTTTGGTTGGTAGTTACAATAGTAATATTATCAAGCAAACGTTAGATATGATGGCTAAGCACAATCTTGATAAAGACAACACAGTATTCTTGACGGTCGGTAAAACTGGAACAGAATTCTTTAAGAAGAGGGGAATGAATGTCGTTTACGAATATTCAGGCGTTAGCGATGTTCCTACCTATCGGGAAGTTCATAGTATTGTGAAGACCGCTGTTCAAATGTACAGTGACCAAGCATTTGATGAAATGTACATGGTTTACAGCCATTACGTTAACCGAATTACATCAAATGTGATTGTTCATGATGTACTTCCAATTACTGAAAAGTCATTACTCGATGACGAAAATGAAGTGCAAGAAAATACAGAATTAAATAATTCTGATGTAAGTACTGCGCATGTTTCAGCTGAGTATGAATTTGAACCGTCAGATACAGAAATCATTTCTGCATTGGTTGCCCAATATGCAGAAAGTTTGATTTATGGAGCGATTCTTGATGCCAAGACATCAGAGCACTCTTCAAGTGCGAATGCAATGCGTTCAGCTACAGATAATGCTGATGACATTATCTCTACTCTCGAATTGCAATATAACCGAGCACGGCAAGCAGCAATTACCACTGAAATTACAGAAATTACTGGTGGTATGACTGCTCAAGAATAA
- a CDS encoding DUF1146 family protein, which yields MQITGLRALIEIIVQLAFVWLAFFAIQGIHFEHFFNRPPRTLPLLIVLMATGLGYLCATFFLNILSAIGNLTYLIR from the coding sequence TTGCAAATTACAGGATTACGAGCGCTAATAGAAATAATAGTGCAATTGGCATTTGTCTGGTTAGCGTTTTTTGCTATTCAAGGAATACATTTTGAACATTTTTTTAACCGACCACCGCGCACATTACCTTTACTCATTGTTTTAATGGCTACTGGACTGGGATATTTATGTGCGACATTTTTCTTAAATATCCTAAGTGCAATTGGTAATTTGACATATTTAATTCGATAG
- the murA gene encoding UDP-N-acetylglucosamine 1-carboxyvinyltransferase encodes MEKIVVKGGQRLTGRVKVEGAKNAVLPIQAASILASSGNIKLSNVPILLDVTTMNQLLRFLNIKVDFDKDKHVLTIDAADPVSSEAPLEYVSRMRASMVVLGPLLARTGHAQIALPGGCAIGSRPIDLHLKGLRQLGAIIEQHDGYLEARAEHLIGDHIYLDFPSVGATQNLMMAATLAQGITTIENAASEPEIVDLANMLNKMGARVHGAGTDIIRIQGVNFLHGCEHVVMPDRIEAGTFMIATAITNGDVVVEGAIAEHNTSLIAKLEEMGVTVIVQEDGIRVLGTSVLIPTNIKTFPYPGFPTDLQPQMSVLQLLANGTSTLDETIFEKRFMHLEELRRMNADFQINGPVAVLNGPTRFNGAEVAASDLRAGAALVLAGLVADGITQVRNLKYIDRGYYHLHQKLQQLGAKIDRIDVDDKIKLAVKPSKNKTNQD; translated from the coding sequence ATGGAAAAAATTGTTGTTAAGGGCGGTCAGCGGTTAACTGGTCGAGTTAAAGTTGAAGGAGCAAAAAATGCAGTCTTACCAATTCAAGCAGCATCTATTTTAGCTTCTAGCGGAAACATTAAATTATCAAATGTTCCAATTTTATTGGATGTAACGACAATGAATCAGTTATTACGGTTCTTAAATATAAAAGTAGATTTTGATAAGGATAAGCACGTTTTGACAATTGATGCGGCTGATCCTGTATCATCTGAAGCACCATTAGAATATGTTAGCCGAATGCGGGCATCAATGGTAGTCTTAGGACCCTTGCTAGCTCGGACAGGGCATGCGCAAATTGCGCTTCCTGGTGGATGTGCGATTGGATCCCGGCCAATTGACTTACATCTTAAGGGATTACGTCAATTAGGAGCAATTATTGAGCAACACGATGGATACTTAGAGGCACGGGCTGAGCACTTAATTGGTGATCACATTTATTTAGATTTCCCTAGTGTCGGTGCAACGCAAAATCTGATGATGGCAGCAACACTTGCGCAAGGAATTACAACAATTGAAAATGCTGCTAGTGAGCCTGAAATTGTTGATTTAGCAAATATGTTAAATAAAATGGGTGCACGTGTCCATGGCGCTGGAACTGACATTATCCGGATTCAAGGGGTTAATTTCCTTCATGGCTGTGAACATGTAGTAATGCCAGATAGGATTGAAGCGGGGACGTTCATGATTGCGACAGCCATTACTAATGGTGATGTCGTGGTTGAAGGGGCAATTGCTGAGCATAACACCTCATTGATTGCTAAGTTGGAGGAAATGGGTGTGACAGTCATCGTTCAAGAAGATGGGATCCGTGTTCTGGGGACTTCGGTTTTAATCCCTACGAATATTAAGACCTTCCCATATCCGGGATTCCCTACTGATCTTCAACCACAAATGTCCGTTCTCCAGCTTTTGGCAAATGGGACCAGTACCCTAGATGAGACGATTTTTGAGAAGCGTTTTATGCATTTAGAAGAATTGCGACGAATGAATGCTGATTTTCAAATTAATGGTCCCGTTGCGGTTTTAAATGGTCCCACGCGCTTTAATGGCGCTGAAGTAGCTGCCTCTGATTTACGAGCGGGGGCTGCTTTAGTGCTGGCTGGGTTAGTTGCTGATGGAATTACCCAGGTTCGTAACCTAAAATATATTGATCGGGGATATTACCATCTTCACCAAAAGTTACAACAATTAGGGGCTAAGATTGATCGAATTGATGTCGATGATAAAATTAAATTGGCGGTAAAGCCTTCTAAGAATAAAACAAATCAAGATTAA
- a CDS encoding F0F1 ATP synthase subunit epsilon — protein MAENTFKVTIITPDGTVYDNDKVTMLVMNTAGGQMGIMANHVPLIAALEISTVRIKHSEGTDEVAAVNGGIIQFDGQNATIAADSAEMPEAIDVERAQRAKKRSESAIAEAKKKHNQSDLSRAEVHLKRAINRLNAASKQRNI, from the coding sequence ATGGCTGAAAATACTTTTAAGGTCACTATTATTACTCCAGATGGCACCGTCTATGATAATGATAAGGTTACCATGCTCGTTATGAACACTGCTGGTGGACAAATGGGAATCATGGCTAACCACGTACCATTAATTGCTGCGCTTGAAATCAGTACAGTTCGAATTAAACATTCTGAAGGCACTGATGAAGTTGCCGCAGTTAACGGTGGGATCATTCAATTTGATGGTCAAAATGCTACAATCGCAGCTGATAGTGCTGAAATGCCTGAAGCAATTGACGTTGAGCGGGCACAGAGAGCTAAAAAGCGTTCTGAGTCTGCAATCGCAGAAGCAAAGAAGAAGCATAACCAAAGCGACTTATCACGTGCAGAAGTTCACCTCAAGCGTGCAATTAACCGTTTGAATGCTGCTTCTAAGCAACGCAATATCTAA
- a CDS encoding D-alanine--D-alanine ligase family protein, protein MTQKLHIALLFGGNSSEHDVSKRSAHNIYDALDKEKYDVSLFMFTKDGILLGNEDSQKIFDGEPEDQVVAEAYQKMDMSSPLAPIMALNEQKEIDFFFPVIHGNLGEDGTIQGLFKLLNKPYVGSNIAASAMAFDKDLTKKIISQAGIRNTLYVVVTPENRADYSWGRIEEKLGNLTFVKPAKQGSSVGIHRVTNAEEYEKALDDAFKYDYKILVEQGIANPQEIEISILGNEHPIASKLGAVRVPKDEPFYDYENKFVDASGVVFELPVKLPQYLVDEITDMALKAYKALGMKGMARIDFLVDSNNVPYLGEPNTLPGFTNISLYPQMWEVSGISYSDLIDRLIQLGLQEFERNSKIKYDFRKLGTERVGQKKYNED, encoded by the coding sequence ATGACCCAAAAATTACACATCGCTTTATTATTTGGTGGCAACTCCTCTGAACATGATGTGTCAAAGCGATCAGCACATAATATCTATGATGCTCTTGATAAGGAAAAGTATGATGTAAGTCTTTTTATGTTTACAAAGGATGGAATTCTATTAGGCAATGAGGATTCTCAAAAGATTTTTGATGGCGAACCTGAAGACCAAGTGGTAGCAGAAGCATATCAAAAGATGGATATGAGTAGTCCATTGGCACCAATTATGGCCTTAAACGAACAAAAGGAAATTGATTTCTTCTTCCCTGTTATTCATGGTAATTTAGGTGAAGATGGTACAATTCAAGGTCTCTTTAAGCTCCTTAATAAGCCATACGTTGGTTCAAATATTGCAGCTAGTGCAATGGCTTTTGACAAGGATCTTACTAAGAAGATTATTAGCCAAGCTGGTATTCGCAACACCCTTTATGTAGTAGTTACGCCAGAAAACCGGGCTGATTATTCATGGGGACGGATTGAAGAAAAATTAGGCAATCTCACTTTTGTAAAGCCAGCTAAGCAAGGTTCCTCCGTTGGAATTCATCGAGTTACTAACGCTGAAGAATACGAAAAAGCATTAGACGATGCCTTTAAGTATGACTACAAGATCTTAGTAGAACAAGGAATCGCTAATCCTCAAGAAATTGAGATTTCAATCTTAGGAAATGAACACCCAATTGCCTCTAAGTTAGGAGCTGTACGTGTACCTAAGGATGAGCCATTCTATGATTACGAAAACAAATTTGTGGATGCCAGTGGAGTTGTTTTTGAACTTCCTGTTAAATTACCACAATACTTAGTTGATGAAATTACAGACATGGCTTTGAAGGCATACAAAGCATTAGGAATGAAGGGGATGGCTCGGATTGACTTTTTAGTTGACAGCAATAATGTCCCTTATCTTGGTGAACCAAATACTTTACCAGGATTTACTAACATTAGTTTGTACCCTCAAATGTGGGAAGTTTCTGGGATTTCATATTCCGACTTGATTGATCGGCTAATTCAATTAGGATTACAAGAATTTGAACGAAACAGTAAGATTAAGTACGATTTCCGTAAGCTTGGTACCGAACGTGTTGGTCAAAAGAAATATAACGAAGACTAA
- a CDS encoding FtsW/RodA/SpoVE family cell cycle protein has product MQRSQNDVESRIDWGIIFCVLLLALIGLASIYVAAVHDRQQTSVARQVITQLVWYAVGTILIIVIMQFDAEQLWKLAPIVYWLSVFLMFAILVFYSRAYYASTGAKSWFAIGPFTFQPSEIMKPAYILMMGRVITTHNNRYSVHTVDSDWRLIGTMFLWLIPILISLKFQNDFGTGLVFFAIFCGMVLVSGVTWRILAPAATILVVVGGSALAMVTSSVGRQILEHVGFQAYQFDRVDTWLHPEQDTTNQGYQLWQSIKAVGSGGITGTGFNNSKVYVPVRESDMIFSVIGENFGFIGGVLLILIYLLLIYLMIRVTFDTKNEFYAYISTGVIMMILFHVFENIGMNIGLLPLTGIPLPFISAGGSSLIGNLIGIGMVMSMRYHHHSYMFSSNREFR; this is encoded by the coding sequence ATGCAACGTTCGCAAAATGATGTAGAGAGTCGGATTGACTGGGGAATTATATTCTGTGTTCTTTTGTTAGCCTTGATTGGTCTTGCTTCAATCTATGTAGCGGCAGTTCATGATCGGCAGCAAACTAGTGTGGCACGACAGGTTATTACCCAGTTGGTTTGGTATGCGGTTGGAACAATCCTTATTATTGTCATTATGCAATTTGATGCTGAACAATTATGGAAATTAGCACCAATTGTATACTGGCTAAGTGTATTTTTAATGTTCGCAATCCTAGTCTTTTATAGTCGAGCCTATTATGCTAGTACAGGGGCTAAGAGCTGGTTTGCAATTGGACCATTTACGTTTCAGCCTTCGGAAATAATGAAGCCTGCCTATATTTTAATGATGGGGCGTGTTATTACGACTCATAATAATCGATATAGTGTGCATACTGTTGATTCAGATTGGCGATTAATTGGGACGATGTTCTTATGGCTAATACCAATTTTGATTTCGCTGAAGTTTCAAAATGACTTTGGGACTGGGTTGGTATTCTTCGCTATTTTCTGTGGAATGGTCTTAGTTTCTGGAGTTACTTGGCGAATTTTAGCGCCAGCAGCTACGATATTAGTTGTTGTTGGGGGCTCAGCCTTAGCGATGGTAACTAGTTCGGTTGGCCGACAAATACTTGAACATGTTGGGTTTCAAGCATACCAGTTTGATCGGGTTGATACCTGGCTTCATCCAGAACAGGATACAACTAACCAAGGGTATCAGTTATGGCAGAGTATTAAAGCGGTTGGTTCTGGTGGTATTACTGGAACTGGTTTTAATAACTCAAAGGTTTATGTTCCGGTTCGTGAATCAGATATGATTTTTTCCGTTATCGGTGAGAATTTTGGGTTTATTGGTGGGGTTTTATTAATCCTTATCTATTTGTTACTGATCTACTTAATGATTCGAGTAACATTCGACACCAAGAACGAATTCTATGCTTATATCTCAACCGGGGTCATCATGATGATTTTATTCCACGTTTTTGAAAATATTGGAATGAACATCGGTCTATTACCATTAACTGGTATTCCGCTTCCATTTATTAGTGCTGGGGGATCCTCATTAATTGGTAACCTGATTGGGATTGGGATGGTGATGTCGATGCGTTACCACCATCATTCGTATATGTTTAGCAGTAATCGTGAATTTAGATAG
- a CDS encoding rod shape-determining protein: MAKDIGIDLGTANVLIYVQGKGIVLNEPSVVAVDTKTNKVLAVGSEAYRMVGRTPSNIRAIRPLKDGVISDFDVTQEMLSYFIGKLSVKGFMSKPNIMICAPTNITEIERKAIIQAAEQSGGGKVYLEYEPKVAAIGAGLDIFKPRGNMVIDMGGGTSDIAILSLGDIVSSQSIRMAGDKMNSDIASYIKNKHGLVIGEHTAEKIKMELGTALRADDPETMDVRGRDVATGMPKQITVNENEIEEALNDTLEQIVSAAVNVLETIPPELASDIIDRGIMLTGGTSLLKGVDQLFSARLKVPVVVSQDPLDNVAKGAGEMLERMQKTE, encoded by the coding sequence ATGGCAAAGGATATTGGAATTGATTTGGGAACTGCCAATGTTTTGATTTATGTTCAAGGCAAGGGTATTGTTCTAAATGAACCGTCAGTTGTGGCGGTTGATACAAAAACCAATAAAGTATTGGCTGTTGGTTCAGAAGCATACCGAATGGTTGGACGTACTCCTAGTAACATTCGGGCTATTCGTCCATTAAAGGATGGAGTTATTTCTGATTTTGATGTTACTCAAGAAATGCTTTCCTACTTTATTGGTAAACTAAGCGTTAAAGGGTTCATGTCAAAGCCAAACATCATGATCTGCGCACCAACGAATATTACTGAGATTGAACGGAAGGCAATTATTCAAGCTGCTGAACAATCTGGTGGTGGTAAAGTTTACCTTGAATACGAGCCCAAAGTAGCAGCAATTGGTGCTGGATTAGACATTTTTAAACCTCGTGGAAACATGGTCATTGATATGGGGGGTGGTACCAGTGATATCGCCATTCTTTCATTAGGCGATATTGTCTCAAGCCAGTCAATTCGGATGGCCGGTGACAAGATGAATAGTGATATTGCTTCTTATATCAAGAACAAGCACGGCTTAGTAATTGGTGAACATACTGCTGAAAAGATCAAAATGGAACTGGGGACTGCATTACGGGCTGATGATCCTGAAACAATGGATGTTCGTGGTCGTGATGTAGCTACTGGAATGCCAAAGCAAATCACTGTTAATGAAAATGAAATTGAAGAAGCATTGAATGATACGCTTGAACAAATTGTTTCAGCAGCTGTAAATGTATTAGAAACAATTCCACCAGAGTTAGCTAGTGATATTATTGACCGGGGAATAATGTTAACTGGTGGTACTTCTTTATTAAAGGGTGTCGATCAATTATTCAGTGCTCGTCTAAAGGTACCGGTTGTTGTTTCACAAGACCCATTAGACAATGTTGCTAAGGGTGCTGGTGAAATGTTAGAACGGATGCAAAAGACTGAATGA
- a CDS encoding DUF2969 domain-containing protein, translated as MSKKDKKVEVSVKDIERRNQPVQQIFIGDRLIGEVVTDNERFKAMLISDQSEFYVRSQEEGLEIVLQQYHLHQH; from the coding sequence GTGTCAAAGAAAGATAAAAAAGTAGAAGTCAGCGTTAAAGATATTGAACGTCGTAATCAGCCGGTTCAACAAATTTTTATTGGAGACCGATTGATTGGTGAAGTTGTAACCGATAATGAACGTTTCAAAGCAATGCTGATAAGTGACCAGAGCGAATTTTATGTTCGTTCTCAAGAAGAGGGATTAGAAATAGTCCTTCAACAATATCATCTTCACCAGCATTAG
- a CDS encoding IS30 family transposase codes for MGTTILSFQNRIVIETLHNEGRSLRYIANYLGFSKTTVFNELHRLNGEYQAELAQTDFERKVSQRGRKSSLTKSLKHLIEEKIQVQKWSPEQVAHVVGIAYKTVYNWIDQGWLDVQLPDLPDHGIRRHRAKEKRGTFSHGRSIEERPHKVETRQEFGHFEADTVLSGKRKGQAVATFVERKSRLTIVKRLHGRDSQSMTQAVLELASQLQDKLKTLTVDHGKEFANYQAIEQLTGTQVYFAHAYSPHERGSNENRNRVLRRFIPKGQAIEELSDRQLVQINWYLNSRPLKCLNWHTPIEIFLLNLRH; via the coding sequence ATGGGCACCACTATTTTATCATTCCAGAACCGCATTGTCATTGAAACGCTTCATAATGAAGGACGTTCCTTACGATACATCGCTAATTACTTAGGCTTTAGTAAAACCACAGTCTTTAACGAACTTCACCGGCTCAACGGTGAGTATCAAGCTGAACTAGCGCAAACTGACTTTGAACGCAAGGTTAGTCAACGGGGGCGGAAGTCTTCACTCACTAAAAGCCTTAAGCACTTGATTGAGGAAAAGATTCAAGTCCAGAAGTGGTCCCCTGAACAAGTTGCCCATGTAGTTGGGATTGCCTACAAGACGGTCTATAACTGGATTGATCAAGGATGGCTTGATGTACAGTTACCCGATTTGCCTGATCATGGAATTCGTCGTCATCGTGCTAAAGAAAAGCGTGGTACGTTCAGTCACGGCCGCTCCATTGAGGAGCGTCCTCATAAAGTCGAAACTCGCCAAGAATTCGGCCACTTTGAAGCTGATACCGTACTTTCTGGCAAACGTAAAGGTCAAGCTGTGGCGACTTTTGTGGAGCGTAAGAGTCGCCTGACAATTGTTAAACGGCTCCATGGTCGCGACAGTCAGTCCATGACTCAAGCCGTACTTGAACTAGCTAGTCAACTTCAAGACAAGCTCAAGACGCTTACCGTGGATCATGGGAAAGAGTTCGCTAACTATCAGGCAATTGAACAGCTAACAGGTACTCAGGTTTATTTTGCCCATGCTTATTCACCACATGAACGCGGTAGTAATGAGAACCGTAACCGAGTTTTGCGACGGTTTATTCCCAAGGGACAAGCCATTGAAGAGCTGAGCGATCGCCAGCTGGTTCAAATCAATTGGTATCTGAATTCCCGACCACTTAAATGTCTTAACTGGCACACACCAATCGAGATCTTCTTGCTTAATCTACGTCACTAA
- the atpD gene encoding F0F1 ATP synthase subunit beta, producing the protein MSSGKVLQVIGPVVDVEFPLDEKLPEINDALKIKESDGKTLTTEVALELGDGVVRTIAMDGTDGLQRGMEVENTGASISVPVGDDTLGRVFNVLGEPVDNGPKFGPDAKRMPIHRDAPKYDDLNNATEILETGIKVIDLLAPYVRGGKIGLFGGAGVGKTVLIQELIHNIAQGHNGISVFTGVGERTREGNDMYYEMKASGVLEKTAMVYGQMNEPPGARMRVALTGLTIAEYFRDVKGQDVLLFIDNIFRFTQAGSEVSALLGRIPSAVGYQPTLATEMGQLQERITSTKKGSITSIQAVYVPADDYTDPAPATTFAHLDATTNLERRLTQIGIYPAVDPLASTSTALTPEIVGKEHYEVATQVQHVLQRYHELQDIISILGMDELSDEEKTIVARARRIQNFLSQSFSVASQFTGLPGKYVPLKETIKGFKEILAGKYDDLPEEAFRLVGPIEDVVEKAKKMKAETDEDSSED; encoded by the coding sequence ATGAGTTCTGGTAAAGTTTTACAAGTTATCGGACCAGTTGTTGATGTTGAATTTCCCTTAGACGAAAAACTTCCTGAAATTAATGACGCTTTGAAGATTAAGGAAAGCGATGGCAAGACTTTAACAACTGAAGTTGCCTTGGAATTAGGTGATGGTGTTGTTCGAACAATTGCCATGGACGGTACTGATGGTCTTCAACGTGGTATGGAAGTTGAAAACACTGGTGCATCAATTAGTGTACCAGTTGGTGATGATACTCTGGGACGAGTATTTAACGTCTTAGGGGAACCTGTTGACAACGGACCGAAATTTGGTCCTGATGCAAAGCGGATGCCTATTCACCGTGATGCACCAAAGTATGATGACTTAAATAATGCTACCGAAATTTTGGAAACTGGGATCAAGGTTATTGATTTACTAGCTCCATATGTTCGTGGTGGTAAGATTGGTCTATTCGGTGGTGCCGGTGTTGGTAAGACCGTTTTGATTCAGGAATTGATTCATAACATTGCTCAAGGTCATAATGGTATTTCTGTCTTCACAGGGGTTGGTGAACGTACCCGTGAAGGTAATGATATGTACTATGAAATGAAGGCCTCTGGAGTTCTTGAAAAGACGGCCATGGTTTATGGTCAGATGAACGAACCACCTGGTGCCCGTATGCGGGTTGCCTTAACTGGTTTAACAATTGCGGAATACTTCCGTGATGTAAAGGGACAAGATGTTTTGCTCTTTATTGATAACATCTTCCGGTTTACACAAGCTGGTTCAGAAGTTTCTGCCCTCTTGGGTCGGATTCCTTCTGCTGTTGGGTACCAGCCAACATTAGCTACTGAAATGGGTCAGTTACAGGAACGGATTACTTCAACTAAGAAGGGATCAATTACGTCTATCCAAGCCGTTTATGTTCCAGCCGATGACTATACTGACCCTGCACCAGCTACGACATTTGCCCACTTGGATGCAACTACTAACTTGGAACGTCGATTAACCCAAATTGGTATTTATCCAGCCGTTGACCCACTAGCTTCAACTTCTACTGCTCTTACCCCAGAAATTGTTGGTAAGGAACACTATGAAGTTGCTACACAGGTTCAACACGTTCTTCAACGATACCATGAACTTCAAGATATCATCTCTATTTTAGGTATGGATGAATTATCTGACGAAGAAAAGACAATCGTTGCTCGTGCACGGCGGATTCAAAACTTCCTTTCCCAAAGCTTTAGTGTTGCTTCCCAATTTACAGGTTTACCTGGTAAATATGTTCCATTAAAGGAAACAATTAAAGGCTTTAAGGAAATTCTTGCTGGTAAGTATGATGATCTTCCAGAAGAAGCTTTCCGGTTAGTTGGACCAATTGAAGACGTTGTTGAAAAGGCAAAGAAAATGAAGGCTGAGACTGACGAAGATAGCTCAGAAGACTAG
- a CDS encoding glycine cleavage system protein H translates to MAKDYFWVKEQADGTKRVGLNDEGRDELGEVSFIDVPAVGTTLKQADKFIAVEAEKAVTDVDSPIDGKITKINEAIIDDPAGLNSSDMEKNWIVEVK, encoded by the coding sequence ATGGCAAAAGATTATTTTTGGGTAAAAGAACAAGCAGATGGTACTAAACGTGTCGGATTAAACGATGAAGGCCGTGATGAGTTAGGAGAAGTAAGTTTCATCGATGTACCGGCAGTAGGGACAACCTTGAAACAAGCTGATAAGTTTATTGCGGTTGAAGCAGAAAAAGCAGTTACCGATGTGGATAGCCCCATTGATGGTAAGATTACCAAAATAAATGAAGCTATTATTGATGATCCGGCTGGATTAAATTCAAGCGATATGGAAAAAAACTGGATTGTTGAAGTTAAATAA